The nucleotide window TGTAAAAACACCATTAAACGTTCTTGTAGATACAAAACCATATATACTTAATACTACTAATAATATCCCTAAAATTACCCTGTAAACAGGAATCTTTTGCGTGTAGCTTATTATTGCTTTCATATAAAACAAATATAGTTTTTTGGTTTAGAATAAACTCAAGAAAAGATGTTCTTATGCATTGCCAAACACTGTGGTGTTTAGTGTTTAGAATGAAGTTTATTACCGCAGTTATCGCATTGGTATTCGTAGCGAGCACTAAAGGGAAGGGTGCCAAAAAGAATTCCGATAATAAAATAAAAAAAGGTTTTGAAGCTGTTAATTGTTGAGTATAGGCTTATGCTTTGACTATGGCAATCGGGACAGATCAGTGCATTGCCGTTATCATCCAAAGCGTAAGAAGAAATAGTCTTAAGGATATCTTTGGCTTTACTTTCGTCTTTTGCTAAAACATTAAGTTTTATACCGCCAATTGCGTTGCTTACTAAAGGATCGGTATCTATGGTAATGTTATCCTTTAAAAACACTCTAATACCCTCTGCCTCAAGACGACCTTTTATAATTTGGGCTTCAGAAGAATAGGTATATCGTGCAATTGTAACGAATGTATTATTCATAATGCAAATATAATATACTTAAAAGTAGATTATCAAAAAAATTATTGTTTTACAATAATTTTAATATATTTGTTATTGTAAAACAATAATTTTTTAATTATGAGGAGGTTAATTATTCTTAAGAGTTTGGTTGATTTTGTTTGGATATTAAGTTGTATTCCAGGAATAGCGCTACTGGCTTTTTTTAGTGTTTTTATGTTTATTAATCCAGAATCCTTACGATTTGTTTTTGATGTTAATGATGATGTTTTAACATCGACAGTAACTACCACTCAAATTTTAGGACTTATAATAATTGTGCTTATTGCAATTGGTATTTATTGTTTCTACTTATTTAGAAAGACCTTACGTTATTTTCAGAAAGTAAAACCTTTTCATAAAGACGTTATCTCTAATTTTTATAAAATAGGATACCTACTCTCAGCAATAGGATTAGTAGGTTTTATTACAGTATTTATAGCAAGATTAGTGTTTAGCAATGAGTTCAAAATAAGTTTGGGACTTAGCCCTTATATTTTACTTATTTGCCTTGGCTTATTTTTTATGGTGCTGAGTGAAGTGTTTAAAGTAGCAAAACACGCCAAGGAAGAAAACGACTTAACCATATAACCATGCCGATCGTAGTCAACT belongs to Winogradskyella sp. J14-2 and includes:
- a CDS encoding putative signal transducing protein yields the protein MNNTFVTIARYTYSSEAQIIKGRLEAEGIRVFLKDNITIDTDPLVSNAIGGIKLNVLAKDESKAKDILKTISSYALDDNGNALICPDCHSQSISLYSTINSFKTFFYFIIGILFGTLPFSARYEYQCDNCGNKLHSKH
- a CDS encoding DUF2975 domain-containing protein; translation: MRRLIILKSLVDFVWILSCIPGIALLAFFSVFMFINPESLRFVFDVNDDVLTSTVTTTQILGLIIIVLIAIGIYCFYLFRKTLRYFQKVKPFHKDVISNFYKIGYLLSAIGLVGFITVFIARLVFSNEFKISLGLSPYILLICLGLFFMVLSEVFKVAKHAKEENDLTI